One segment of Anastrepha obliqua isolate idAnaObli1 chromosome 3, idAnaObli1_1.0, whole genome shotgun sequence DNA contains the following:
- the LOC129241456 gene encoding mitogen-activated protein kinase kinase kinase 13 yields MVFYISFFGKNIDPPDKAANEKSMACIQDGLEQMKLGAGNLSFTTDIDFQRPQANNNITDSSSDNTCQHRWTPTHGYRDKGIGVMTSLLGCMKPILSFMTKTGVIEIKDPKDYAWEIPFECITGLEWLGSGAQGAVFSGKLNNEIVAVKKVKELKETDIKHLRKLDHQNIIKFKGVCTQPPVYCIIMEFCPYGPLQNILKEEKVMLPSRLVSWSKQIAHGMQYLHSHKIIHRDLKSPNILIGQHEIVKISDFGTSKEWNEISTKMSFAGTVAWMAPEVIRNEPCSEKVDIWSYGIVLWEMLTCEIPYKDVDSSAIIWGVGNNSLKLPIPSSCPEGFKLLVNLCWHTKPRNRPSFGQILSHLEIAGPELLRKSDKVYFEAQQSWKEEVRSHLKEITQNGTSIHKYEQDLIRRRTAEWQHAQDIRLVYEDKLEKTNRLYLELSECMTQLQEKEKEIAMREKQLPGYKPTRRLGSTLRKIQNYRRRLNPPMTTPGNAQQQQQSSTPDPETTPESPLKAMLYAQVISLNQTKSYCVSTQKAKKSRHRRVGSGSFATAPKYSPSRDRRYQSEPDNRKNVKLVDTETQTDAMDISETDISPSACFAMRDISMTLAPDTELPSYEVLYAMDRINQRQPAEPQTAMQRAQQPSQHLKEQQPQTDVPVEAATTPTSLNGNSMTPSDVTFQDACSSPDQLLDDVINSNERLDIPDYCSSNEHLDRLGEKVIKFINENRLSIQTTTTLSNHGEVATTRLQADNGNENVSESIGTTTQDLNRHSSTERMTPRTSSVRRKHQHSLERSVPAEAHAQAPSNANGESKEDLFDDSWSDEEGEDTDYNYGLRRRSIGRLPIGRGMRARRCYKIPIIPKIPIHKRNVTVVSDEENTSEYSHSPSSQHSTLESNPDEVLKQMKATQKCVATTATTDTEEEVSSSSSSDDGDDVKTQHERRPTTTAATQRQRREQRQHQQKYANAPTTRAISVTLTAPSNALPILRKRSDVISIPTYEADGAVDMV; encoded by the exons CATGGCCTGCATTCAAGATGGATTGGAACAAATGAAATTAGGTGCGGGAAATCTCTCATTCACAACAGACATCGACTTTCAACGACCGCAAGCGAATAACAACATCACAGACAGCAGTTCGGACAATACCTGCCAACATCGATGGACCCCCACGCATGGCTACCGCGACAAGGGAATCGGTGTGATGACAAGCCTGCTGGGTTGTATGAAACCGATACTCTCCTTTATGACCAAGACTGGCGTTATCGAGATCAAAGATCCAAAAGATTACGCATGGGAGATACCATTTGAATGCATCACAGGCTTGGAGTGGCTGGGTAGCGGTGCACAAGGTGCCGTTTTCAGTGGCAAACTGAATAACGAAATTGTGGCAGTGAAGAAagtgaaagaactgaaggaaacaGATATTAAGCATTTAAGAAAGTTGGATCACCAAAATATAATTAAGTTCAA ggGTGTTTGCACACAACCACCTGTATATTGCATAATCATGGAGTTTTGCCCCTATGGTCCATTGCAAAATATTCTGAAGGAGGAGAAAGTGATGCTGCCATCTCGCCTAGTGTCATGGTCGAAGCAAATCGCACACGGCATGCAATATTTGCACTCGCATAAAATCATACATCGTGACTTGAAAAGTCCTAA TATTCTGATCGGCCAACACGAGATAGTGAAGATCAGTGACTTTGGTACAAGCAAAGAATGGAATGAGATTAGCACGAAAATGAGCTTCGCCGGCACAGTGGCTTGGATGGCACCTGAGGTGATACGAAACGAGCCGTGCTCGGAGAAGGTCGACATTTGGTCATACGGCATAGTGCTCTGGGAGATGCTAACATGCGAGATACCCTACAAAGACGTTGACTCATCAGCCATCATTTGGGGTGTGGGCAATAACTCATTGAAACTACCGATACCGTCCAGTTGCCCAGAGGGTTTCAAGTTATTGGTGAATTTATGTTGGCATACCAAACCCCGCAACCGTCCCTCATTTGGGCAAATATTATCGCATTTGGAAATCGCTGGCCCGGAGCTATTGCGTAAAAGCGACAAGGTATACTTCGAAGCGCAACAGTCTTGGAAGGAGGAAGTGCGATCGCATCTTAAAGAAATTACACAAAATGGCAcgagcatacataaatacgaaCAGGATTTGATTAGACGGCGCACGGCCGAGTGGCAGCATGCGCAAGATATACGACTGGTCTATGAAGATAAGCTGGAGAAGACAAATCGACTGTATTTAGAATTAAGTGAATGCATGACACAACTAcaggaaaaagaaaaggaaattgcAAT gCGTGAAAAACAACTGCCAGGTTACAAACCAACAAGACGCTTGGGCAGCACACTGCGAAAAATACAGAATTATCGTAGACGACTTAATCCACCCATGACAACACCAGGAAatgctcaacaacaacaacagtcatCGACGCCTGATCCTGAGACAACGCCAGAG AGTCCTCTTAAAGCCATGCTGTATGCGCAGGTGATTAGCTTAAATCAGACCAAGTCATACTGCGTTTCCACGCAGAAGGCGAAGAAGAGCAGACACCGACGAGTTGGTTCGGGTAGTTTTGCAACTGCACCCAAATATAGTCCAAGTCGGGACCGACGCTACCAGAGCGAGCCCGACAATCGTAAGAACGTAAAGCTAGTGGACACCGAAACTCAGACAGATGCCATGGATATTAGTGAGACGGACATTAGTCCAAGTGCGTGCTTTGCAATGCGCGATATCTCAATGACTCTTGCGCCCGACACCGAGCTGCCCTCCTACGAGGTTTTGTATGCAATGGATCGCATTAATCAGCGCCAGCCAGCGGAGCCACAAACTGCTATGCAACGTGCACAACAACCATCACAGCACCTAAAGGAGCAACAACCACAGACCGATGTGCCAGTAGAAGCGGCGACGACGCCTACTAGTCTAAATGGTAACTCCATGACACCTTCAGATGTGACTTTCCAAGATGCATGCTCTAGTCCTGACCAATTGCTCGACGATGTGATCAACAGCAACGAAAGGCTTGACATACCCGATTACTGCAGTTCCAATGAACACCTCGATCGACTTGGCGAAAAAGTGATCAAGTTTATCAATGAGAATCGACTGAGTATACAAACCACAACAACGCTAAGTAATCATGGTGAGGTAGCGACAACCCGTTTACAAGCTGACAATGGCAATGAGAATGTGAGCGAAAGCATTGGCACGACAACGCAAGATTTGAATCGGCACAGCTCGACGGAACGTATGACACCGCGAACGAGTAGTGTACGACGAAAACATCAACACAGTTTAGAGAGGTCGGTGCCTGCCGAAGCGCATGCGCAGGCGCCCAGCAATGCAAATGGCGAGTCTAAGGAAGATCTCTTCGATGATAGTTGGTCGGATGAGGAGGGCGAGGATACAGATTACAATTACGGCCTACGACGGAGAAG CATTGGACGCCTTCCCATAGGCCGTGGCATGCGTGCGCGACGTTGCTATAAAATACCTATCATTCCCAAAATTCCCATCCACAAACGAAACGTGACTGTCGTTTCGGATGAGGAAAATACCTCCGAGTATAGCCACTCACCATCCAGCCAGCATTCAACGCTCGAAAGTAATCCTGATGAAGTACTCAAACAAATGAAAGCCACACAGAAGTGCGTCGCCACAACCGCTACAACGGACACCGAGGAAGAGGTCTCGTCTAGCAGCAGCAGTGACGATGGCGATGACGTGAAAACGCAGCATGAACGTcgcccaacaacaacagcagcaacacaaCGACAAAGACGTGAACAACGACAACatcaacaaaaatatgcaaatgcaCCAACAACACGAGCAATAAGTGTGACACTTACAGCGCCAAGCAATGCGCTGCCCATTTTGCGCAAACGCAGTGATGTAATTTCCATACCCACGTATGAGGCGGACGGTGCTGTGGATATGGTGTAA